A DNA window from Sulfitobacter sp. BSw21498 contains the following coding sequences:
- the ppx gene encoding exopolyphosphatase yields MADRTDTPPPSPVPETGVADLGLFGKPLFLDPSARALARVGVVDVGSNSVRLVVFDGAARSPAYFYNEKIMCALGAGMAETGHLSPVGRVRALSAMRRFSKLAQSMGLSELTVVATAAVRDASDGRDFCDEVQRETGLKIWVIDGEEEARLSAQGVLLGWPGAYGLVCDIGGSSMELAEISGGRVGKRVTSALGPLKLRDIKGAAKARQAQIKTVIEGLAEKMGAQRDRLFLVGGSWRAIARIDMVRRGYPLHVLHEYRMTPTSVRETVKHIQSSDHEELRKISGVSASRMALVPYAAEVLSRLVKTFKPKDIAISSYGIREGMLYEQMPQRLRDRDPLIEACRFAEAKDARSPGFGKALFDFILPLYKSASPQRKRLVKAACLLHDVSWRAHPDYRAEVCFDNATRANLGGLKHAERIYLGLALLHRYSNKRENTRFEDLYEMVDEKSRNEAEILGKAMRFGAMLWMNPEEERGHLRWFPKKKLLELWLTDDMMPLFGEVAEARLNSLALSLGAEVQLKTCKK; encoded by the coding sequence GTGGCAGATAGAACCGACACCCCTCCGCCCTCTCCCGTCCCTGAAACGGGCGTCGCTGATTTAGGCTTGTTCGGAAAACCCCTGTTTCTTGACCCTTCGGCCCGCGCGCTGGCGCGTGTCGGTGTGGTGGATGTGGGGTCGAACTCTGTCCGCTTGGTCGTCTTTGACGGGGCCGCGCGATCACCTGCGTACTTCTATAACGAAAAGATCATGTGTGCGCTTGGGGCCGGCATGGCCGAAACCGGTCATCTGTCCCCCGTCGGGCGGGTCCGGGCGCTTTCAGCCATGCGACGTTTCAGCAAACTGGCCCAAAGCATGGGCCTGTCCGAGCTGACCGTTGTGGCCACCGCCGCGGTGCGTGACGCCAGCGACGGACGCGACTTTTGCGACGAGGTCCAGCGCGAGACGGGCCTGAAAATATGGGTTATCGACGGCGAAGAAGAGGCACGGCTGTCCGCACAGGGCGTCCTGCTGGGCTGGCCCGGTGCCTATGGGTTGGTCTGTGACATCGGTGGATCCTCGATGGAGCTGGCCGAGATTTCCGGCGGGCGTGTGGGCAAACGTGTGACCTCCGCGCTTGGTCCATTGAAACTGCGTGACATCAAGGGCGCGGCCAAGGCGCGTCAGGCCCAGATCAAGACCGTGATCGAAGGGCTGGCGGAAAAGATGGGCGCACAGCGCGACCGTCTGTTTCTGGTCGGCGGGTCATGGCGTGCGATTGCGCGGATCGACATGGTGCGCCGCGGCTATCCGCTGCACGTGCTGCATGAGTACCGTATGACGCCCACATCGGTGCGCGAAACGGTCAAGCACATCCAGTCCAGCGACCACGAAGAACTGCGCAAAATCAGCGGCGTATCGGCCAGCCGGATGGCGCTGGTGCCCTACGCCGCCGAAGTCCTGTCGCGGCTGGTCAAGACGTTCAAACCCAAGGATATCGCGATTTCCAGCTACGGCATCCGCGAGGGGATGCTGTACGAGCAGATGCCGCAGCGCCTACGTGACCGTGATCCACTGATCGAAGCCTGCCGCTTTGCCGAAGCCAAAGACGCGCGGTCGCCGGGGTTCGGCAAGGCGCTGTTCGACTTTATCCTGCCGCTCTACAAATCGGCCTCGCCGCAGCGCAAACGACTGGTCAAGGCCGCCTGTCTGCTGCACGATGTCAGCTGGCGCGCGCACCCCGACTACCGCGCCGAAGTCTGCTTTGACAATGCCACCCGCGCCAATCTGGGCGGGCTGAAACATGCTGAACGGATCTATCTGGGGCTGGCATTGCTGCACCGGTATTCCAACAAGCGCGAGAACACCCGTTTCGAAGACCTCTATGAAATGGTCGACGAAAAGAGCCGCAACGAGGCAGAGATCCTGGGTAAGGCCATGCGCTTTGGCGCGATGCTTTGGATGAACCCCGAGGAAGAGCGCGGCCATCTGCGCTGGTTCCCCAAAAAGAAGCTGCTGGAACTTTGGCTGACCGACGACATGATGCCCCTGTTCGGAGAGGTCGCCGAGGCGCGGCTAAACTCGCTCGCGCTGTCGCTCGGCGCCGAGGTGCAGCTCAAGACCTGCAAAAAATAA
- a CDS encoding endonuclease/exonuclease/phosphatase family protein: MRIATYNVEWFTGLFDDNDQLLLDDGWSARHDITRAQQAQALGAVFRALDADAVMVIEAPDQSRKRGTVAALERFAAHFNLRTRKALIGFANDTQQEIALLFDPDKLTATHAPGGTVGRGQAPRFDGTFDIDLDIDAREDHVVFSKPPLELDIVTRDGVAFHMIGAHLKSKAPHGAKTPQDALRIGIASRRKQLAQAVWLRRRIDAQLDAGTPLMVLGDLNDGPGLDSFEDLFGRSSVEIVMGHRQDRALVDPHATRALGQRIGAMPTTSRFWIAPEKRYLQALLDYIMISPALTAHHPQWRIWHPMDDPECWADAGLRDALITASDHFPVTIDLAL, encoded by the coding sequence ATGCGGATCGCGACCTATAATGTCGAATGGTTCACCGGTTTGTTTGACGACAATGACCAGCTGCTGCTGGACGACGGCTGGTCGGCCCGCCACGATATTACCCGTGCGCAGCAGGCGCAGGCTTTGGGCGCTGTGTTTCGTGCCTTGGACGCCGATGCCGTGATGGTGATCGAGGCCCCGGATCAAAGCCGCAAACGCGGGACGGTGGCTGCGCTGGAACGTTTTGCCGCGCATTTTAATTTGCGCACGCGCAAGGCGCTGATCGGTTTTGCCAATGATACCCAGCAGGAAATCGCGCTGTTATTTGATCCCGACAAGCTGACGGCCACTCATGCACCCGGCGGGACGGTCGGGCGGGGGCAGGCCCCGCGGTTCGATGGCACCTTTGATATTGATCTGGATATCGACGCGCGCGAGGATCACGTGGTCTTCTCTAAGCCGCCGCTTGAGCTGGATATCGTGACCCGTGACGGGGTCGCTTTTCATATGATCGGTGCGCATCTGAAATCCAAAGCACCGCATGGGGCCAAGACGCCGCAAGATGCGCTGCGCATCGGGATCGCAAGCCGGCGCAAACAACTGGCACAGGCGGTCTGGCTGCGACGTCGGATTGATGCGCAGCTGGACGCGGGCACCCCGTTGATGGTTCTGGGCGATCTGAACGACGGGCCCGGGCTGGACAGTTTCGAGGATCTTTTCGGGCGGTCCTCGGTAGAGATCGTGATGGGGCACAGGCAGGATCGGGCTTTGGTCGACCCACATGCAACCCGTGCGTTGGGGCAGCGGATTGGGGCGATGCCCACGACCTCGCGCTTTTGGATCGCGCCCGAGAAACGCTATCTTCAGGCGCTGCTGGATTACATCATGATCAGCCCGGCCCTGACCGCGCACCACCCCCAGTGGCGTATCTGGCACCCGATGGACGATCCGGAATGCTGGGCCGATGCAGGTTTGCGCGATGCATTGATCACGGCGTCGGATCACTTTCCAGTGACGATTGATCTCGCGCTCTGA
- a CDS encoding molecular chaperone DjiA, which yields MSIWSRITEALSALTAGEGLSAVFDRLRTPPERSVAFTIAVIALGAKMAKADGQVTRDEVTAFREVFQIAEADQQGAARVFNLARHDVAGFEDYAARIAQMFADQPEMLHDLIEGLFHIAMADGMYHPNEDAFLVRVAQIFAMDDSDFASLRARFVPDTSPLPHAVLGIPPDASREEGRAAWRKLVRANHPDALVARGLPQEAVAMAEKRMIDINRAWETWSGKAR from the coding sequence ATGTCTATTTGGTCACGCATCACCGAAGCTTTGTCAGCGCTCACCGCCGGTGAGGGGCTGTCGGCCGTTTTCGACCGTCTGCGCACCCCGCCCGAGAGGTCGGTGGCCTTTACCATTGCCGTGATTGCCCTGGGGGCCAAGATGGCCAAGGCCGACGGGCAGGTGACCCGAGACGAGGTAACCGCCTTTCGAGAGGTGTTCCAGATTGCCGAAGCCGACCAGCAGGGTGCTGCGCGGGTATTCAATTTAGCGCGGCATGATGTGGCCGGCTTTGAGGATTACGCCGCGCGCATTGCGCAGATGTTCGCGGATCAGCCCGAGATGCTGCATGATCTGATAGAAGGGTTGTTCCACATTGCCATGGCTGACGGCATGTACCACCCGAACGAAGACGCGTTTCTGGTGCGGGTGGCGCAGATTTTTGCGATGGATGACAGTGACTTTGCCTCGCTTCGGGCGCGGTTTGTGCCCGATACATCGCCGTTGCCCCATGCGGTTCTGGGCATTCCGCCCGATGCCTCGCGTGAAGAGGGGCGTGCTGCGTGGCGCAAGCTGGTGCGCGCCAATCATCCTGACGCGCTGGTTGCACGCGGTCTGCCACAAGAGGCCGTGGCGATGGCCGAAAAACGCATGATCGACATCAACCGCGCATGGGAGACCTGGTCAGGCAAGGCGCGGTAA
- a CDS encoding GNAT family N-acetyltransferase yields MILRAAFGDDGAAVAALWNGMIADTLFTFTTDVKTAAEVEDLIAVRADQFWVAEVDGIVGFVTFGPFRSGPGYRDAVEHSIVLDSSVRGTGVGRGLMQTAFDAAAAQGRRIMVAAISGANPGAVGFHTALGFDHVGRMPRIGQKNGQQLDLILMQKMLSPR; encoded by the coding sequence GTGATCCTGCGGGCGGCGTTCGGTGACGATGGGGCTGCAGTGGCAGCACTTTGGAATGGCATGATCGCCGATACGCTGTTTACCTTTACCACGGATGTTAAAACGGCCGCCGAGGTCGAGGATCTTATCGCTGTCCGTGCAGACCAGTTTTGGGTCGCAGAGGTTGATGGAATCGTTGGGTTTGTGACTTTCGGCCCCTTTCGCAGCGGGCCGGGATACCGCGATGCGGTGGAACATTCGATCGTGCTGGACAGCTCTGTGCGGGGCACTGGCGTGGGGCGTGGCTTGATGCAAACCGCCTTTGACGCCGCAGCCGCACAGGGGCGGCGCATCATGGTGGCGGCCATCAGCGGGGCCAATCCGGGTGCCGTCGGGTTTCATACCGCACTTGGCTTTGACCACGTGGGCAGGATGCCGCGCATCGGGCAGAAGAACGGGCAGCAGCTTGACCTAATTTTGATGCAGAAAATGCTGTCGCCCCGCTGA
- a CDS encoding VOC family protein, giving the protein MIELDHLAVAGESLEAASDYAAQVLGVPLQSGGAHAVFGTHNQLLGLSDALYLEAIAVDPDAPQTAYARWFDLDRFNGPARLSNWICRCDDLEAALDALPEGYGAPVQLQRGDLSWRMAVPENGVLPYDNCAPALMQWDGDAHPTQRLESSGCRLVTLTVQHPQAEALAAALAPLLVDARVVFEAGTPGLFATFDTPVGRGVLA; this is encoded by the coding sequence ATGATTGAACTGGATCACCTTGCAGTCGCAGGCGAAAGCCTTGAGGCAGCATCAGACTATGCCGCGCAGGTGCTAGGGGTCCCGTTGCAATCGGGTGGCGCGCATGCGGTATTTGGGACGCATAACCAACTGTTAGGCCTGTCAGATGCGCTTTATCTAGAGGCGATTGCTGTTGATCCCGATGCGCCACAGACCGCCTATGCAAGGTGGTTTGATCTGGATCGGTTCAACGGGCCGGCGCGTCTGTCCAACTGGATTTGCCGCTGCGATGATCTGGAGGCGGCGCTGGACGCTTTGCCAGAAGGCTATGGCGCGCCGGTACAGTTGCAGCGCGGTGATTTAAGCTGGCGTATGGCCGTGCCGGAAAACGGTGTGTTGCCGTATGATAATTGCGCGCCTGCTTTGATGCAGTGGGACGGGGATGCACATCCGACCCAACGGCTTGAAAGCTCGGGCTGTCGACTGGTGACATTAACGGTTCAGCATCCACAGGCAGAGGCGTTGGCGGCTGCGTTGGCACCTTTATTGGTGGATGCGCGGGTCGTGTTCGAGGCCGGAACGCCGGGGCTGTTTGCAACCTTTGATACCCCCGTGGGCAGGGGCGTGCTGGCGTGA
- the scpA gene encoding methylmalonyl-CoA mutase, producing the protein MTADKENWRNLAEAELRGRSLDDLTWNTLEGIDVKPLYTAEDTEGLDHLGGIPGEAPFTRGVKATMYAGRPWTIRQYAGFSTAEESNAFYRRALSAGQQGVSVAFDLATHRGYDSDHPRVEGDVGKAGVAIDSVEDMKILFDGIPLDKVSVSMTMNGAVIPILASFIVAGEEQGHDKSVLSGTIQNDILKEFMVRNTYIYPPEPSMRIIGDIIEYTSDHMPKFNSISISGYHMQEAGANLVQELAFTLADGREYVRTAIAAGMDVDRFAPRLSFFFCIGMNFFMEAAKLRAARLLWSRIMDEFKPQNPKSSMLRTHCQTSGVSLQEQDPYNNVVRTAYEAMSAVLGGTQSLHTNALDEAIALPTDFSSRIARNTQLILQEETGVTNVIDPLAGSYYVEKLTADLADAAWKLIEEVEELGGMTKAVASGMPKLRIEEAAATRQAKIDRGTEVIVGVNKYRREVEDEIDILDVDNVKVRDSQIKRLEAIRGSRDEAACTAALAELTRRASEGGNLLEGAVEAARARATVGEISMAMEEKFGRHRAEVKTLAGVYGAAYEGDSGFAEIQKSVEDFAEAEGRRPRMLVVKMGQDGHDRGAKVIATAFADIGFDVDVGPLFQTPAEAAQDAVDNDVHVIGISSQAAGHKTLAPQLINALKEAGAEDILVICGGVIPQQDYKFLKDAGVKAIFGPGTNIPNAAQDILKLIRAARD; encoded by the coding sequence ATGACAGCGGACAAAGAAAACTGGCGCAATCTGGCTGAGGCGGAATTGCGGGGGCGTAGCCTGGATGACCTGACGTGGAACACGCTGGAAGGCATCGACGTCAAACCGCTTTATACGGCCGAAGACACCGAAGGGCTGGATCACCTCGGCGGCATCCCCGGCGAAGCGCCCTTTACCCGTGGCGTCAAAGCGACCATGTACGCCGGTCGTCCCTGGACCATCCGTCAATATGCGGGGTTCTCCACGGCTGAGGAATCGAACGCCTTTTACCGCCGCGCACTCTCGGCAGGGCAGCAAGGTGTCTCGGTTGCATTCGATCTGGCCACCCACCGCGGCTATGACAGTGATCACCCCCGCGTAGAAGGGGACGTGGGCAAGGCGGGCGTTGCGATCGACAGCGTCGAGGACATGAAGATCCTGTTCGACGGCATCCCGCTGGATAAAGTGTCTGTTTCCATGACAATGAACGGCGCGGTGATCCCGATTTTGGCCAGCTTTATCGTCGCAGGCGAAGAGCAGGGGCACGATAAATCCGTGCTGTCGGGCACCATTCAGAACGACATTCTGAAGGAATTCATGGTCCGCAACACCTATATCTACCCGCCTGAACCCTCGATGCGGATCATTGGCGACATCATCGAATACACCTCGGACCATATGCCGAAATTCAATTCGATCTCGATCTCGGGCTACCACATGCAAGAGGCGGGCGCGAACCTTGTGCAGGAACTGGCCTTTACCCTTGCCGATGGCCGCGAATATGTGCGCACCGCCATCGCCGCAGGGATGGATGTCGACCGTTTCGCGCCGCGTTTGAGCTTCTTCTTCTGCATCGGCATGAACTTCTTCATGGAGGCGGCAAAGCTGCGCGCGGCACGTCTGCTGTGGTCGCGGATTATGGATGAATTCAAACCGCAGAACCCCAAGTCCTCGATGTTGCGCACCCACTGCCAGACCTCGGGCGTCAGCCTTCAGGAACAAGATCCCTATAACAACGTGGTCCGCACGGCGTATGAAGCCATGAGCGCAGTGCTTGGCGGCACGCAGTCGCTGCACACCAACGCGCTGGACGAGGCGATTGCACTGCCCACGGATTTCTCGTCGCGCATCGCCCGCAATACACAGTTGATTTTGCAAGAAGAAACCGGCGTCACCAACGTCATCGACCCCTTGGCGGGCAGCTACTACGTCGAAAAGCTGACCGCCGATCTAGCAGATGCAGCCTGGAAACTGATCGAGGAAGTCGAAGAGCTGGGTGGTATGACCAAAGCCGTCGCGTCCGGCATGCCGAAGCTGCGCATCGAAGAGGCCGCTGCCACCCGTCAGGCCAAGATCGACCGCGGGACCGAGGTGATCGTCGGCGTGAACAAATACCGCCGCGAGGTCGAGGACGAGATCGACATTCTCGATGTGGACAACGTCAAGGTGCGCGACAGCCAGATCAAGCGTTTGGAAGCCATCCGTGGGTCTCGGGATGAAGCGGCATGTACCGCCGCGCTGGCCGAACTGACCCGCCGTGCCTCCGAGGGCGGAAACCTGTTGGAAGGGGCGGTCGAAGCTGCCCGTGCCCGCGCCACCGTAGGAGAGATCAGCATGGCGATGGAAGAAAAATTCGGACGTCACCGCGCCGAGGTCAAAACGCTGGCCGGTGTGTATGGCGCGGCCTATGAAGGCGACAGCGGCTTTGCGGAAATCCAAAAATCCGTAGAAGATTTCGCCGAAGCCGAAGGCCGCCGCCCGCGTATGCTGGTGGTAAAAATGGGTCAGGACGGGCACGATCGCGGGGCCAAGGTCATCGCGACGGCCTTTGCCGATATCGGCTTTGACGTGGACGTAGGCCCGCTGTTCCAGACCCCTGCCGAAGCCGCGCAGGACGCCGTGGACAATGACGTGCATGTCATCGGCATCTCGTCACAGGCGGCGGGCCATAAAACTCTGGCACCGCAATTGATCAACGCGCTGAAAGAGGCAGGGGCCGAGGATATTCTGGTGATCTGCGGCGGCGTTATCCCGCAACAGGACTATAAGTTCCTTAAAGATGCAGGGGTTAAGGCGATCTTTGGGCCGGGCACCAACATTCCGAATGCGGCGCAGGATATCCTGAAACTGATCCGCGCCGCGCGGGACTGA
- a CDS encoding DUF4174 domain-containing protein, which yields MKKDIHDLLAQSLKGGQPKRPTESVSHSHACKPVAECLICADVGLCIAIASRKLISVRTGETMKSVIALVFAGLFAVSAGAETVSEPQVPDLFLPADMENLSEFHWKKRPVLVFADSEDDPAYQAQMELLREQPVDLVSRDVIVLTDTDPAARSPLRLQMRPRGFMLVLVGKDGDIKLRKPRPWDVREITRSIDKMTIRQREIRDAKERAGKLFD from the coding sequence GTGAAGAAGGATATCCATGATCTGCTTGCCCAATCCTTGAAAGGAGGTCAGCCCAAAAGGCCCACCGAGAGTGTGAGCCACAGTCATGCCTGCAAACCTGTTGCAGAGTGCTTAATATGCGCAGATGTCGGGTTGTGCATCGCAATCGCGTCGCGCAAGCTTATATCTGTACGGACAGGAGAAACGATGAAATCAGTGATAGCCCTTGTTTTTGCAGGATTGTTTGCGGTCTCGGCGGGGGCGGAAACGGTCTCTGAACCACAGGTTCCCGACTTGTTCTTGCCCGCCGATATGGAAAATTTAAGTGAATTCCACTGGAAAAAAAGGCCGGTGCTGGTCTTTGCAGACAGTGAGGACGACCCCGCATACCAGGCCCAGATGGAGCTTTTGCGCGAGCAGCCCGTAGACTTGGTTAGCCGAGATGTCATCGTATTGACCGACACAGACCCCGCCGCACGTAGCCCGTTACGGCTGCAGATGCGGCCGCGCGGGTTCATGCTGGTGCTGGTCGGCAAAGACGGCGACATCAAGTTGCGTAAGCCCCGCCCGTGGGACGTGCGCGAAATTACCCGCAGCATCGACAAAATGACCATCCGGCAGCGCGAAATCCGCGACGCAAAGGAACGGGCAGGCAAACTCTTTGACTGA
- a CDS encoding acetyl-CoA carboxylase biotin carboxylase subunit: MFNKILIANRGEIACRVIKTAKKMGIETVAVYSDADAQALHVEMADEAIHIGPPAANQSYIVIDKIMEAVKKSGAQAVHPGYGFLSENSKFAEALAAAGVAFVGPPVGAIEKMGDKITSKKIAQEAGVSTVPGYMGLIADADEAVKISNEVGYPVMLKASAGGGGKGMRIAWNDEEAREGFQSSKNEAANSFGDDRIFIEKFVTQPRHIEIQVLCDSHGNGIYLGERECSIQRRNQKVVEEAPSPFLDEATRKAMGEQSVALAQAVGYTSAGTVEFIVDGDKNFFFLEMNTRLQVEHPVTELITGVDLVEQMIRIANGEKLTITQDDVKLTGWAIENRLYAEDPYRGFLPSIGRLTRYRPPMEIAAGPLLENDKWQGDAPAGEMAVRNDTGVYEGGEISMYYDPMIAKLCTWAPTRAEAIERMRVALDSFEVEGIGHNLPFLSAVMDHPIFVEGNMTTAFIEEQYPDGFDGVDLAEADLRRIAAATAAMHRVGEIRRTRVSGRMDNHERKVGTAWNVAVQGHSFDVDIQADPKGATVTFDDGTSLRVAGDWTPGDQLAEMTVDDTPLVFKVGKISGGFRVRARGADMKVHVRSPRQAELARLMPEKLPPDTSKLLLCPMPGLVVKIDVEVGDEVQEGQNLCTIEAMKMENILRAEKKGKVSKINAAAGDSLAVDDVIIEFE; the protein is encoded by the coding sequence ATGTTCAATAAGATCCTGATCGCCAACCGCGGCGAAATTGCCTGCCGTGTTATTAAGACCGCCAAGAAGATGGGCATTGAAACCGTTGCTGTCTATTCAGACGCGGATGCGCAGGCGTTGCACGTCGAGATGGCGGACGAGGCGATCCACATCGGCCCTCCTGCCGCGAACCAGTCCTATATCGTAATCGACAAGATCATGGAGGCGGTAAAGAAATCGGGCGCTCAGGCTGTGCATCCGGGCTATGGCTTTTTGTCTGAGAACTCCAAGTTTGCCGAAGCGCTTGCCGCTGCGGGCGTCGCCTTTGTCGGCCCGCCTGTCGGCGCGATCGAGAAGATGGGCGACAAGATCACGTCCAAGAAAATCGCCCAAGAGGCCGGCGTTTCCACCGTGCCCGGTTACATGGGCTTGATCGCTGACGCTGACGAAGCCGTCAAAATCTCGAACGAGGTCGGCTATCCGGTGATGCTCAAGGCGTCTGCGGGCGGCGGCGGCAAGGGCATGCGTATCGCTTGGAATGACGAAGAAGCCCGTGAGGGGTTCCAGTCGTCCAAGAACGAAGCGGCCAACAGCTTTGGCGACGACCGTATCTTCATCGAGAAATTCGTGACCCAGCCGCGCCACATCGAAATTCAGGTCCTGTGCGACAGCCACGGCAACGGCATCTATCTGGGCGAACGTGAATGTTCGATCCAGCGCCGCAACCAGAAGGTCGTCGAAGAGGCCCCGTCGCCTTTCCTGGACGAGGCGACACGCAAAGCCATGGGCGAGCAATCCGTCGCATTGGCGCAGGCCGTGGGTTATACTTCTGCCGGTACGGTCGAATTCATCGTGGACGGCGACAAGAATTTCTTCTTCCTCGAGATGAACACACGTCTTCAGGTGGAACACCCCGTGACCGAACTGATCACGGGCGTTGATCTGGTTGAACAGATGATCCGCATCGCCAATGGCGAAAAGCTGACCATCACCCAAGACGACGTCAAGCTGACCGGTTGGGCCATCGAAAACCGTCTGTATGCCGAAGATCCCTATCGCGGCTTTTTGCCCTCGATCGGGCGTCTGACGCGCTACCGTCCTCCGATGGAAATTGCGGCAGGCCCCCTGCTTGAGAACGATAAATGGCAGGGCGACGCGCCAGCGGGCGAAATGGCCGTGCGCAACGATACCGGCGTCTATGAGGGCGGCGAGATTTCGATGTATTACGATCCGATGATCGCCAAGCTGTGCACATGGGCACCAACCCGCGCCGAGGCGATTGAACGGATGCGCGTGGCGCTGGACAGCTTCGAGGTCGAAGGCATCGGACACAATCTGCCCTTCCTGTCCGCCGTGATGGATCATCCGATTTTTGTCGAAGGCAACATGACCACCGCCTTTATCGAAGAGCAGTATCCGGATGGGTTTGACGGGGTAGACCTGGCCGAAGCAGACCTGCGTCGCATTGCGGCCGCCACAGCAGCCATGCACCGCGTCGGCGAAATTCGCCGGACGCGCGTGTCGGGCCGTATGGATAACCACGAACGCAAGGTCGGCACCGCATGGAATGTTGCGGTGCAAGGTCACTCGTTTGACGTGGATATTCAGGCGGACCCCAAGGGCGCTACGGTCACCTTTGACGACGGCACATCGCTCCGGGTTGCGGGCGATTGGACGCCGGGCGACCAACTGGCAGAAATGACCGTCGATGACACGCCACTGGTGTTCAAGGTCGGCAAGATCTCGGGCGGGTTCCGCGTGCGGGCGCGTGGCGCGGATATGAAAGTGCATGTGCGCAGCCCCCGTCAGGCAGAACTCGCGCGTCTGATGCCCGAAAAGCTGCCGCCCGACACGTCCAAGCTGCTGCTTTGCCCGATGCCGGGTCTGGTGGTAAAGATCGACGTCGAGGTTGGCGATGAAGTCCAAGAAGGCCAGAACCTGTGCACCATTGAGGCGATGAAGATGGAAAACATCCTGCGCGCCGAGAAAAAGGGCAAAGTGTCCAAGATCAACGCCGCAGCGGGCGACAGCCTTGCTGTGGACGATGTCATCATCGAGTTTGAATAA
- a CDS encoding DUF6497 family protein, with protein sequence MTWFAASVLLAATSAGAVAASAVEMPSGQSLELQEVLVDQVETETWLRFRFVAPYIARDTGTVDFAQVGADMTYLCDALAIPYMAQHALNGEVIVISLADRVTEFGVSDPEATQFFEAFRLSNDTCIWEGL encoded by the coding sequence TTGACGTGGTTTGCTGCATCGGTATTGCTTGCAGCGACATCCGCGGGTGCCGTCGCGGCCAGCGCGGTCGAAATGCCGTCGGGGCAAAGCCTGGAACTGCAAGAAGTTCTGGTTGATCAGGTGGAGACCGAAACATGGCTGCGCTTCCGTTTCGTCGCACCATATATCGCGCGTGATACAGGCACTGTGGACTTTGCGCAGGTAGGGGCCGATATGACCTATCTGTGCGACGCGCTGGCCATTCCCTATATGGCGCAACACGCGCTGAACGGAGAGGTCATTGTGATCTCTTTGGCTGATCGCGTCACGGAATTCGGGGTGTCAGACCCCGAGGCCACACAGTTTTTCGAGGCGTTTCGCCTGAGCAACGACACCTGTATCTGGGAGGGCCTTTGA